The following DNA comes from Bombus terrestris chromosome 2, iyBomTerr1.2, whole genome shotgun sequence.
AGAGTGCACGACCGCGCCAAAACTAAATATAACAGCCAGTCCTTTGTAGAATGCACCACGATTTACTCGCTGCTCTCACAGATTGGCGCGCGAGTATACCCAGAGTTATTTCGCGCTAATGATCGAGCCGACCCTTTCACGGAGAATATCCTGCGAAAAGGAGCGtgtgctttttctttttctttttctttttcgtgttAGGTCGCAATGCCGCGTTTCTACACCCTTTTACCTTCGAATACGATCGATCGTCTAAACGGAAAGAGTATTTCATATCATACGGATATAACTAAGTTTCTCTGTCTTTATCCTCGATTTTGCACAATTCGCTTTTCCAACTATAAACAATCCGGTTGGCTCGTTTGATCAAATTGCACAAGAAGATGGAAGTTATCCGGCAGATGTATTATTAGAGTGACTTGACGAATCTCTAACTAAAGATCTGCATAATAAACTATTATATAGAAAGTTATTTACAGTCTCTCTGATTAAAGGTTATTTCATGCATCGATTGCATCGTTAGAATACACGACATGGTTGATTTCTTCTAACTAGAGATAGCGAACGTTTGTCTCTTATGTTTCTACTGTATACGTTTTTGGTAACGTATTGAGAAATTGAAATGAATTTAGACAAGGCTATATTAAAACGTTAAATTCTGATTTcctattttcattttgtaagTATACGCGTTTTGTTATTTTTGATGCAACTAAACACAATGCTTTAAAgaacattatttattttgatattaatgctttaaatatttttctgttatcTCGTAATCAAATGCTTCAAAAAgcaaaaaagttataaatataaaattaaatagaaagttAAACAAATCCGTAGCACCTCGATTTCAATATTCGCCTAATTCATTACGTCTTCTTTGATTTTTCTCTcgctttaaaaatttcttttaagaaaAAACCAATTAACCATGACTTAACACGTACATAATTCATTGCATCCCTGCGCGGCAGCTAATTGTTCAATCAAGCAGATGCTACAATGAATTTCTTCAAGTTCCTTAATTTAAGCGCATTGTTAATATGCGCAGATGCATAGCACATCGGAGGGAAAATGAATCGTAATGCATGTTCAAAATATACGTCCAAGCATTCGCTAATATGTTAAAAAAAGGAATTCCACTTATCAATGGAATATTACAAAGACCAGAGAAACTGGGCTTGCTACCATAATCCATGTTAAATGGCGACTGCAGATAGTATGGATGACATGTAGATTGAAGGTTTTAGGATCTTGATCGCGTTAAAAATGATGCGGAATACGCGAAAGCTGGTCGAATAAATGCAACTCTCACGATAGCCTTTCTGAAAAGCTGAATAGAGCTTAGAGTCGTGCATAGAGAATTGGAACAACATAATCATGTTGTTCTTGATTTGTGTTCTTGATTATTGTTCATGATTTGCTGAATTACAACGAAAAGAATAATAATGAAACATTAATATGTATGTAGTAACTTAAATGGGTCTAAAATAAGGACAAGTAaggatgctttatttgttaacaagttggtatagtttgtgtatttaatcgcgataaatataatgataaagagtgacagattattcagtgataaacaataTCAACGTGTTTGTTTGGCTTGGCGGTTTTATACATCTGACCTCTTGACGAgtgctcttagaatcttcaacaaGGACTACCTCGACcttagatcatttcttggtcCTCTCGGGGAGATgacccccactacgctcggatcacgccaccgttcgcgcctatgatcacatatgtcgcattcttttgaaacaacaggccgaaatcgacgtttctagaAGTCGCTGCTTGGTGACAattatgcgctcgtcgatacattgtatgccCCTCATCGGGCAAATAAggcgatccgcctgcgacattgtaggaccgagagcgacggccagaaacgcgacccatagtaaaacctcgcagcgtaacaaagcgtacacctccctttttttttttttttttttttgatactaTATGTATAAGAAATACTCAAAAGTAATAGCAAGTATCTTTCTTATTCATATTATCTGTTACCACGAATCCACAACTCAATATTCAACATTCGGTATACCTACATACGTGAGTATATGTAGAATGCCCGTGACGCTTTTCATGCAACTTCGAAAGCTAAGATAGTTAATTGCGAAGATGGAAGCAAGTTTAGTTAGTTTTGGCAGTGGTTTCCTTACCATCTAGAATAATAGTTGAAATTGTTGAATAGTTTCGTATTTCTCGAAGACAGAGTTACCGTATTACTCTTAAATGTAGCGCACACTCTGTACTCCAGCTTATTTTCGTCGCATTCTCTCCAGATCTCAACTCGTTCGATATTTGTGCCCGAGTATCTTTCGAATCCTTCCGCGTAGAATGCCAATTGTTCGTAGATTCGTtataaaacactttaaacaaTCGTTATAtccttaatataaaataaaagttctaAGTTTCTTAATAATTAGTTATATTTCGTACTTTCTTAAAACGTACAATTTTTTTGTTTAGGTAAATTAACCCTTGGATCGAGTCGAGATGCGGATATTTCTGTTGTTGGTACCGGCGTCGAGTCCATTCATTGCACGATTGAAAATAATAACGGCGTGGTCACTCTTCACCCCATAAATGGAACTACGGCAGTCGATGGTGTATCGATAAATTCACCAGTGAGACTCGCTCAAGGTAAGACCTTGACTCAGATACGAATGACCAAGTATAAACTTTTTGTAAACCTGCTACTTGGTCAATTTACACCATCGAAATTAAACCTCgtgttttgtattttatatttgtatttggtATTTACTATTATATACTTCATGTACTTGggatatttcgtaaaatttcgtCTCCTTGTagggaaaaatgtaatttttaagtgtgtaggatataatatgaaatataaaaatctataagcctaaaaatatattaagaatattttcaGATGACTATAAATGGGAATTTAACGTTTCAGGTTGCATGCTGTCGATCGGGAGATCGAATTACATGCGCTTTAATCACCCAGCCGAAGCGAAACAATTACGATCGGTACTGCCACATTCGAGAATCTCCATGGCGCCTATAAGTTTCTCCCTACCGGACAACCAGCTGCAGGAGAACTATCATTTGGAAAGAAAACCACCGGTGGCGCCACGAAAATCACCAAGAAATTCCTGCTCGGACGAAGAAATAGGTTTCCTTGGAAAACTAACGAAATTCGAAATGTTATCGAAACAAAATAGAAACAATTGTGTCTCTCCAAAAGTGTTTCCAGCGGGTGCTATTACCACGAACGTGCCTGCCGATCAAATTCTCGGTCACTCTAGATCCTCCAGTTTAATCTCTCTAAAAAATGGCAATAATAATTCACCGTTACAAAACTTAACAAACTTGGAAAGAAGTCGTTCGAACACGCCATCCTTTAATTCATCCTCACCCGCTCATTTTCTCAATACATCTTCTCCAGGTAGCTGTTTCGCCTCTTCCTCTCCTAACTATTATAGCGATGAGAATCGTCAAAGATTGGATATCAGAACACCCAGCAGATCCAATACGCCTAATCATCAGCATCAAAATATTTCATCGCCGAATCATAATCAGATTCAAATGTATTCAACCGCGGAATCCTACCTAAAAACCTACAAACCATACTATCGAGATAGCAATAACGAGAACAACCAAAATCCTCATATCCTTCAAACGATATCGAAGAACAATGTGAATCAGGGAGGTCTTATGTCACGAAGCTTCACCTGCCAAAGGTCGAACGATCTCGACGACTTGACGACAAAGGATTTCGACATGAGTCAAAGTTTAATTGTTACCAAGACCACGACAACCGAGTATCTTCAGTTGGAAAAATTTGGTTCGAATCCTAATATTTGCAACAGTCCCAGTAACGGGAATTTTTGTGGTGGAAGTCTAAGGAGCGTGGCTGGAGCGCAGGGTTTTGGTTCGAATCCGAACATCAAGAGGATACAGCCACCGAGTCCTGCGTTTAATCGTAATCCCAAGTACAACGAGTCGAAGAGATGCTTTGGACGGGTGAAGAGCCCGACTCCTAGCACCGGAAGTGGTTGCTCGCTGGAGGAGCTACGAGAGAGACAAATTGACGCAGAGAATAAACGGAGAGAGGCGGAGAATAAAAGGAAACAGGCGCAAGAGGAGAGGCTACGAGAGCAGGAGGTCGAGAGGCAAGAGAAAATGAGACTCGAGGAAATCCTTGCCATGTGCGCGGAGTACGAGAGGCAGAGCACCGTTGAAAAGCCAAGACAACCTAATAGGTGAATgggttatttacattttttgcgAGAAGATTCGAACTTATCGCTAAACACTTGCAATTCTGTTTTAATATGTCATCTAAGACCGTAGTACGTTATGTTGCGTACATTACAAGCAACTTTAGGTTTAATCCCGCTACTCTTTTTTGGCGAAAAGTAGCTGTTTATCTTGgttgaaagaaaatagaaaaaacgaGGGCTTTCTCATGCTATAgcgatattattttcttaagGGTAAATTCTACCATAAAGTGAACTTTTTAACCCTTTTAGTGGTGACCAAAAGAATTGTATCTAAGCGAAGAATATCGAAccaatttaatgtaatttagtAAGGTTTGAGAAAGGTATcataaaaaaaagtaagaatgatatttacaaaattcaaaAAGGAACATAGAAacgaaataaagagaaaataaattaatgcaaattgtatttcaatatttgttgaaaatcGTACTAATGATGCTTAATCAAAATCGGtaggaaaaatggaaaaatcagTTTCCTTTTATAAACagtatttgcaaataaaaagaATCATTGTTTAGTCATAGTTTGATGTAAAAAACGTAATGTAAAGTATAAATACTGCGTTCttaattatttgtaacaaaatttctaatatCAAAACACAAAACTAAATGATAATCTCATGATGCGCAGTAAGCGACAGGAGGATTACTTGCTCCAAAACAAGTGATTCGTGTAGCTGGTATAACATCATTGAAATAAcattctaatattattataaacatttaaaattatcCGGCTGCTAAAAACATGTAATACTTACTTATTATTTCCAACACAAATAATTTACTTAGCTTTGATGGTTACTAATGTGTACACAGCGTAGTCCTTTATTGTACAGATTACAAATTGTGCGTGATCTTCGCACAGGTCCAACAAAAATTTTTCTCTCGCCATGTCGATGCAAGATTATTTCATGAAACATAAGGAGATATTCTGTTTTAAACAGTATTATGTAAACCTGTGATTACGGTCTCAAGCAAATCTCGTGTTGAATTTTCTTATGACACAGGCGTACATACAGCCTCAGCACGGAATATAACAAGAAGTTAAACCCATAAACGATTTTCTCAATTTGTGAAACATCATATAGGGCTTCTGCAGAGAAATTCAAccatttataacgttttataaatttattttaagataAAGTTCTCTCGTGATGCTAATAGTAAGACGCTATCGTATACGCAACGATGTATCGTTGTTCGGCACTAAAAGGATTAAGACCTTTCGCCAATCTTTTTGgcaatttttttacaaaagtcTTGTACAACTTTTTCCGTCAGCATTTTGTACATATAGTTATCCGTATTTGAGTAACAGTCacaagtttcttcttctttatttatatattacacaaaTCAATAATGATGATTATTCAATAATTagcttttaatttaaatatatatacgtacatcgCTAAAAATAGTactaaatataaaagttgtatagTTTAAAGTCTACaacatcttcattttcttttacagaATCAAAACGAATGGCTCTCTACCACGAGACAAGCGACTCGGTTATAATTCACCTTTCGACAGCCCGAAGAGTCCATCTAAAAATCAACCACACTTCTCCTTCGACACTACGAAACAATCGAATTCGGCTTCATATGAGAACGTATGTGTGCAAAATTCAAAAATCATATTCCAAAATGGTAACTCGCCGAAAAATCGTCGAAACCAGGCGACAAGTCATACAGACAATCAAACAGACAACATACAGAATCATCCACAAGCGATCACGCcgaacaacaataacaacagcCAATCCATGATGTGGCCAAACATTCATGGCAACGGGGATCATAGTTTTTGCGGTTCGATCTCACAAGTTCGTAACTCGGGTTACGAGAATACGGCAATCGATGGGTCGATGTTCAATAATAACGGTGGAAATTACACGCAGATCGTCGACCTAACGAAAGACACTTACGGAACCATCCAACTGAATGGGGCGAGGATTAACGGACAACCAAATAAGCATTCACGAAACTATGACAATTCGATAAACGGGAACATGAGCCTGTACGAGAACGTGCTGATTAATTCTGTACAGAACAACAATCAAAACAATCATTCCATGCCAAAGAAGAATGCCCAGTTATCGAAATCGTGCGAGATGATCGAGAACAAGCTGGCAATATCTAACGACGACCTTCTAGAGGCTATCGAGCAGCTTTCTATGCTTTCCAAATCCAAAGAAATTTGCACGATTCCCAAAAAAAACAATTCGGAGAAGGACAACGCGAAATCGAACGAGGCTAAGGCTGATAAAGAACGGAAGGAACTCGAAGAGGAGGACAGAAAGAAGTACATAGAGTTCCTTCAGAACGAGAAGTTACATATCCTTGGTAATATGGACGTATTAAAAAGGAGCGTCGCAGATATTGAGATCCAGGAAGAGGAAATTAGTAGGGAGGTCCGTTATTTAAATCCTTTTTCTTTCCACTGAaagatttaacaaattttaactaTGCATTCTACCAACTTTTTAAAATCGAAGATTTTCTTTCAAAAGCAAAAACGTTGTTATCATCGTTAGTGTGCAGTAGTTATCGTATCTTTCCCATTTCttatctatgaaaataatacaagaacttattttcatattattagaTAGTATATTATTAGGTTATGCACGCACTAGCGACAATTTGTCGCTCTCGCTCACATCAATGGAAAGTTCAATTTCCTCTTCTtctaataacaaaaatatcagCTTGCAGTCGCATCATCAGATGCGCACACATCCATCTAACTAAACGAATGCCATTTTCGTAAGTGACAGAACCATCGCAAGACAAATCGTCCCCAGTGACCTATACCCTTTAGCATTAAATAGTACCGACAAATGAATAATTTCGAGTTTAAAGATACAAGTGCATTCGATGGTAAGGATAATCGAGAACTCGAACCTTATCCTCTTATCTACGTTTACCTTcgagttaaaatttatttactttttcttatttcgCAATGAGATAAGGTATTACCCTTTGCTCTTCTTAGTCTTGCTCCAGCTTACTCAGTAACGTTCAAACATTCGTATATCAAgcatttctaaataataaattttagagGAAAGCAACGAACAATTATGAAAAAGCTCGTTCTCTTGTTTTTCAGGATCAAATTCCTAAAACAAAGTTTAGAACAGGTTATTAAGAAAAACAATGGTATCGTTTCTCCTATAATATTCTTTAAGCATTAATTATGTGCATTTTGTGTGTGACAGCTCGAATTAGAAAAAGCACTGCTGTCTGCAGAATACGAGTCCGAATCGTTGAAACTCAGTCAAGACGAGGGTGAGAAGATAAAAGTACAGATGCGGATAAACGAACTGGAAAGACAGATGGCCGAGGATAACACGAGTCAAGCAAATTTGCAAGCAGAAGCAAAACAGAGAGTGCAAAGGGCTCAGCAGACTTGTAACAGTTTGGAAGAGGAATTGGCGAATTGCATGGATGAAACCACGCAACAGAATATCAGCAAGAGACTCATGGCTCAGCAAGACGTCTTGGAGTCAGAAAGGAAGGCCTTTGAGGATTTGGAGTTTCATCATTTGGAAGAGGAAGCGAGCAAACTGGCAACCAGGGAAGAGTTACAGAGGTAAAAGTATTTCATGCACGATTGAGCGATTAAATTTCTTCAAATCCCTATTGGTTTTTCATCCTTGTTTTACCTTCTTTGTGATATATCttttattctcaaaaataattatatttttatattacattttgttatataattatatgataattatattatatttttattgtcaaTAAAGCTGTCTTGTATCAACTGTGCATGATCGATAGAGTCGATCAGTAACATAGAATtgattttgtagaaattttaattgttaaacTAATCCATGAAAGggtttttcttttacaaattaATGTATACTTTAGTATGCTAATTTTATGATGATTGACAATTGAGTCTAACATAGATTTGACGATGTAAATGTCTGTTTTAGATATTTGAGCGAATTGACAACCAAGATAGAGACCAGAAAGGTTCGATTGAGCCACTTGGAAGCACAGAGATCTGAAGCAAAAAGTACAGCAACTAAAGATGCAAGAAGCCTTGAAAGGCAGAAGCTAACGCATTTGAAACGGTTGGAAGAAGTTAGTGAATTTTTAGATTATTTACAAAACAAGCAGAATATTTCAGTTGTTAATGCCTGAGGTTCGtgatttttctttgatcttgtCTCTTATCGTCATAGGGTCGAAACCGAGTTAGAGCGATTAACGATGAACTGATAAAATTGGCGCAAAATGCTTGCGAAAACAGAGACGAGAAACGATCTCCGAGCAGGGAAGACTTCGACAGGATCTCCAGGGTCACTACTGACTCTCCCATTGTAAACAATCAGGGCAGCTTGGGAAGGAAGACTATCGAATCCCTCAAAGAAATTGAGAGAAATCGACAGCTTCATTTAGCCAAACAAGGTAAATGGCTTTACAAATTGTATAGCCAAATGTgttaaataacagaaaatttatttctacggacgtattgtaataaataacaaaatgaatTTTAGAGTACACAATTACGAAGAGAATTatctaacaaaatatttaaacagaCAATGAAACTTTTGAtgctattaaattattttctactttattcGTGTTACAGGCAGCCAAGTAATTTCGGAAGAAAGACGAAGAGTGGAGGAATTGAAACGAAGAGTTCAAGACGAGGTTCGGTCGCAGtgggaagaaaggaaaatgaaCTGTACCTCTTTCAACAGTGTTGAGTCAGGAGAAGAATCCTCTAGTTATTCAACGGGACCAGCAGAAAGGTAAGTCACATGCTCAATTATGCCGCCTTCATAGCCCAAATCACGCATTCCTTGCTTGTTCTCGTAATGATGCATTTACAGCTGAACGAATTTACAGATGAACGAATGCTAGTTCGCTCCCcactttaataaaattaaaaaatgatagtGAAGATGTGAATCCGTTCATTTTAATAGAGTGGAGAACGAACGAGCATTCATTCACCTGGTTTGAACGCACCATAAGAAAgtgagaagaaacgaaaattgcATGGTTTGTGTTTGATTATCGCACGACAGAATCCTGAAAGTCTGAGAGAAACAACGGAGAGACAAGTGCGTTCTGAACTTTGTGAAGCGATATTTTCCATTGTTATCTTTCTGTAAATTCTAAATATGAGTACATTGAAAAATGTATGGAATTTGAAATGATTTCACAAACATTTGCAAAGTTTACAATTCTTCGAACGATATAGATAGGTAATACGAAAACATAGATAGGTAACTGATAAGACATTTTTGAACATAGATAACATGATTGCGTAACattcaacaaatataaaaaatttaaaagtgcTCTCAGTGTTGCTTAGTTTGTAAGTGTACAGTATAGATATATTCTTTTTACGTGTGTGTACAGTATCCACGAATGACGAAATCGCCTCGTTCTGAGTGATCGTACACAATGTCACTTTAGCAATAGTGGCAGAACGTGTCTTATCTGTAGATTTAGTGATAAAAAAAAGGTCCTCGATGCAGTTAACAGAAATAGGAAGCGCGTGCGTTTTTCGATTAAAAATGATCGTTCGTAACTGTTTGACGatttcgcggggagacgcatTCGCAGTATAatgcgtcaacgagagtcgtaaattcccttCTCGATACGATAATCGACGCCAGAAACCAGCCGATCCCCTATTTCGgctaagataataggggtggtttgAATGATGTAACACTGagttaacagtttaaatgtaacTCTTTATTCCCAACAACTTTTGAAGAATATAAGCGTCCGCGAGTGATGCGTGCGGGAGATGTAGAAGTGTTTTGAGCGAAGAATTGTTAGCAAGTGATTTTCTGTGACGGTAAGGTTTATAGGGAAAACTAATGATGGGTGCTGGCTGCTCCTCACCAATGGTCGCTCGCGGGTGGAAGTGGCCCGCGAACATCACACATCCCATGTTTTACCTGAATGAGCAATAACCCTAAGAAACGTCTCGATTGAAAGATGTTTGTAGTAATTAGGGGCCTTGACAGTAaagtaaaaaatgctaaatCTTATGACGGTTCCTTAGGATTTTTGAGGGTCCGAGTAAGTATGCTTATAGAGTTGGTGGTCATCTTGATCGAAGAATGGATTATAGTATATGGTAGGGTCACAGGACTTAACAGTAACCAACagtaacaatttaatttatcgCTTTAACTAAAAGGTATAATTTGAGCTGTATACAATCACCAAGATGTCaagaacaaaatatttcacTTGGTATGCGTTAAAATATCGTgtaaatatttctgtaaatattGTCAGACACGTTTATATGTCTTCAGCATATTGTAGTATCTTGATAAACTAAATTCTGATGAATTACAGGTAAAAAACAATAAAAGTGCTGACGGGGCGAGAAAGATGGGAAATCTCGATGGGCCATATACCCGCGGCCCTTTACGGTATTGAGTAATTAAAAAAAGTGTACTTGATCATGGGTCATCCACATCTGTGGAACACATGTGCGTGAATAGGAATACCAAAACCGTGGTATGAAAGGTAGCCGTTAGTCAGTTGCGACTAGAATTGCGAGGGAGTTACGTCAGAGTTGCGAGAGAATTGCGAGGAAGCTACGAGTAGTTGCAGATTAATTGTTACTCGTGAATTGTCGAGTCGTTCTAAATTGTGAATTGTGAGTCAGTTGAGTCAAGTCGAGTTGAGAGCGAGTTCCGAGTTGGTTAATCATTAGTTGCCGAgttattatgagctgttaattGTAAGTTGCGAGTTGTGAATTATcaatttagttgtcttagttatatCACATTAGTGCATTAAATTCACGcaaaataaccatcgtttcctgtttaaatcacaataaataaatctataaaGATCACTAACCAGTGATTTCTACAATATTAATATCTCTTACGATGGATATCATGTTTGTTAACACCGATCATCAATGAGTTAGATTCTGACTAGTTTATGTTAAACattggtattttctttttttaaagaaaaaagtgaGAGCACGATTTTCGCAGGATTAAGACGTACTCAAGACGCGGCTATCCGTAACATTTAATGGACCTTTGCGTAACAAATAGTCACGAGTTTTTCCTTTGTTTGTAAATGGAACGGCTTGTGCAAGAATTACATGGCGCACGTGATCTACTCGCATCGCGTCACTTTTAATCGGGAATTCGCGAAACTGGAATCCCATCGAGAGTAAAAGGCGTCGCAGCAACCTTGATAGGTAAGAAGGAGCGACGCGAGGAAGCATCGGAATCGGCGTCGACGATCGTAGATTGTCCGGTTGATTACGCTGCCGGCAATAAAACGCTTTATCGGCCCTGCTGCTTGTCCCGCGCGTTACTTGGATACGCTTGGGTGGGGTGTTATCAAACGATACGGTATCTGTTGCAACGAGCTGCCTTTCCGCGGTTAGCTGACGCTGTTGACACGTCGTTTCCTCGTCATCTTACTCGTTGTGGTTAATGAAAGTGTACATTGAGTAGGAACTCTGGTAGTTCGGATAGACTCGATAAGATAGACGTTGCTTATTGCTAGAAGGCAGGATTTCGATGATCTAGAGATAGATagaacaaatatatattataggaATCTCGCGTGAATCAGTGAAAAATATAGAGTTCTAAGTGACAAGCTTTGTGAGTTAAACGAGAGTTGTAAATGAATGGATCTTAAGGCTTCGAGAATGTAACACGTGCATAGAGGATGGTTCTTGAGAGAAATATATGTGTTATACGGAAGCAGAACTGTTAGGAAAAGTTGAACTTTAATCATATCGAACTTTGATTCTACAGCcgagaaatttgtaaaaagtgaAATTTATCGATTTAACTTCTGCATAGCTCATATGAGCGACGGATCGCGTAGTAACTGTCTTTGATAATGAAGAAATCGTGGGACTTTAATCACGATTGTaacagaaaaatttgaaattttatttcagtgaTAAGATAAACGCAACTCGAACGAAACATATATGAATCTTATCAAATTTTACGGGTATATCGATAGTAAAATACGTCTCGTGTATTTCCTCTtcttaatttgaaaataaagcaACGAACGATTCACGAGGAATAGAGTTTCGTGATAATGAATGGAATCAGAATCGTAAATGCAATTCGAATAACGTCTGCTGCAGAAGAACGCATCGTTGCATTGTAAGATCATAACAAAGGAAGGAACATTACGATAATGCGAACACGATGAGTCCAGTGGTATAAAGATTGATTTATTTGATAGGTAGTACTCGTAAAAGTGTATTGCGTGGCTTTAAGATTTATCGTGGGACGGAATCGAGTAGAAAGTCCAAAAGATCGATCGATGACCTAAAGAAATCGTCGGTGATAAATGAAGAGACTATAGAAAACGAACACTGTGGAAAGAAGAACTATaagcaaaattaattaataaataattagagATTCTTTGTCAGAAAGCCATGTTTCAACTGCTTATTGGTATCGTAGcctattaattatttcattatattgacACCAAACTGTTTATGTATACCTATATCTGTAACGATTATTGATTTCTAAACTTCAGATTACATTGGCAGACTATAACTCTTGGTTCTCATAAGCAAACGGAGCCTTGATAACAGAGTACATATATGTTATAGAAATTACAACAAATGTGAAAGTGCCAGAGTATACTTTGACAGAATCATCTCCGTTTATAACCAtgagatttattaaaatatttttatcgactcgagtaaaagttaaaaattaaatcttatTTGGTGAGAAGAATTctgcaaaatttcaaagaaaatttaaaaaatatacgacatACGTGTAGACGCAATCTCGCAAGGTTATTCCACATGCTGATGCGTGCATTTTTCGAAGGTGAAAACGCAGTCAAGGAATCCATTAAGTCGAAGaacaaggaaaaagaaaggaaatatttatCGTTGAAGAACGTCGTGGTATCGTTTACTctagagaaaaaggagaaattgATAGTAAAATGATgcaattgaaaatttgtcagaAGTCGTGTTGAAATTGTGTTAAAGGATTTTCCTGGAGAAGGCACAGTGGTCGCGTGAGTGATCGGGAGGGTGCGAATTAAAGGGAGGAGAATGCACGAGAATGAACGCAAGGGAAGTGGGTGCGTCCGTTTTTAACGAAGCTAGGTTCAGAGGATGCAGCTTGATCACTTTTCTAACCAGCAATCGCTTTTACATTGTCAGCAAGGATTGGCTTAATACAAATTTCTATCGACCCTTGGAAACGCACTCGCGCGAATTTCGTCATCGGTACTTGTGAGTTTAGAAAGATTTTGTTTTTACAtatcttttttcttgttttcttttgtaattttcatt
Coding sequences within:
- the LOC100642833 gene encoding general transcriptional corepressor trfA isoform X3, whose amino-acid sequence is MLSIGRSNYMRFNHPAEAKQLRSVLPHSRISMAPISFSLPDNQLQENYHLERKPPVAPRKSPRNSCSDEEIGFLGKLTKFEMLSKQNRNNCVSPKVFPAGAITTNVPADQILGHSRSSSLISLKNGNNNSPLQNLTNLERSRSNTPSFNSSSPAHFLNTSSPGSCFASSSPNYYSDENRQRLDIRTPSRSNTPNHQHQNISSPNHNQIQMYSTAESYLKTYKPYYRDSNNENNQNPHILQTISKNNVNQGGLMSRSFTCQRSNDLDDLTTKDFDMSQSLIVTKTTTTEYLQLEKFGSNPNICNSPSNGNFCGGSLRSVAGAQGFGSNPNIKRIQPPSPAFNRNPKYNESKRCFGRVKSPTPSTGSGCSLEELRERQIDAENKRREAENKRKQAQEERLREQEVERQEKMRLEEILAMCAEYERQSTVEKPRQPNRIKTNGSLPRDKRLGYNSPFDSPKSPSKNQPHFSFDTTKQSNSASYENVCVQNSKIIFQNGNSPKNRRNQATSHTDNQTDNIQNHPQAITPNNNNNSQSMMWPNIHGNGDHSFCGSISQVRNSGYENTAIDGSMFNNNGGNYTQIVDLTKDTYGTIQLNGARINGQPNKHSRNYDNSINGNMSLYENVLINSVQNNNQNNHSMPKKNAQLSKSCEMIENKLAISNDDLLEAIEQLSMLSKSKEICTIPKKNNSEKDNAKSNEAKADKERKELEEEDRKKYIEFLQNEKLHILGNMDVLKRSVADIEIQEEEISRELELEKALLSAEYESESLKLSQDEGEKIKVQMRINELERQMAEDNTSQANLQAEAKQRVQRAQQTCNSLEEELANCMDETTQQNISKRLMAQQDVLESERKAFEDLEFHHLEEEASKLATREELQRYLSELTTKIETRKVRLSHLEAQRSEAKSTATKDARSLERQKLTHLKRLEEGRNRVRAINDELIKLAQNACENRDEKRSPSREDFDRISRVTTDSPIVNNQGSLGRKTIESLKEIERNRQLHLAKQGSQVISEERRRVEELKRRVQDEVRSQWEERKMNCTSFNSVESGEESSSYSTGPAESGSGSSDSAEGGTNEKLSGSKLSELTSSSPGPSNNSYSLLQNDNMRDDQRTSMEGERLSNNSGGIIDGNGSRPLSQTSSEMDTLGPLQPVKHREKAKLQRPLTRYLPIKSESLDLRHHIETAGHQLPLIHDVTVDTTSCSGYLSKMSKKFHHWNKRWFVFDRKRKTLSYYSDSSSRKARGMIYFQSIEEVYVDHMNTVRSPQPSLTFIVKTSSRLYHLMAPSPEAMRVWVDVVFTGAEGYHEFDHGI